Part of the Oncorhynchus kisutch isolate 150728-3 linkage group LG2, Okis_V2, whole genome shotgun sequence genome, gtacaaaatatatatatatgacatatatatatagtagaggGTAAAATGTAATCTACATGGAAATGTCAGCAGATTGAGAGGTCAGCCAATCCtgccactctaggcaaccatgtTCAAACCATTCTAGTGTACGGATGTGTCTTTCTCTATCCATATTATAGATCAGAATACAATGCATTTTGGAGATGTGTTCAAGCAGGAGCTACCTACCTATTTGTGCAGCTATGCAAGGTGAGCATTGACTGTCCAAACTGTCTGTTTTCTGAAAAGCAATAAAAGTATCATCATTCTGTCAAAGGAACTGATGATCCATCACATTGGGATGCAGACTAAAAACTGCTTGATTACTAATGTAGCCTACTAGTTATTACTAGTTAATATGTATTCTACTaaggcggcatgtagcctagtgtttagtaaccaaaaggtcgctgaTTTGAATACtcgagccaacaaggtgaaaatGTGCCCTTGAGTAAGCCAGTTAACCCTAATTTGCTACAGGGGCGCTGtaatactatggctgaccctgtgaaacaagacatttcactgcacctatccagtgtatgtgacaataaaaaataaaatgaacaatGTCTCTGTTCCAGATGCTATTTCTAGCCACTTTCTTCCCCACATGGGAGGGAGGAGCTGGTGTGTATGACTTTGTTGGTGAGTTTATGAAGGCCACGGTGGACCTAGCAGACCTTCTGGGCCTGCATCTGGTCATGTCCAGGAACGCAGGGAAGGGAGAGTACAAGATCATGGTGGCAGCGATGGGATGGTCCACAGCAGAGCTCGTTATGTCAAGGTacattctctttctctatctttctctgtcctcCTGCTGTTTCTCTTTCAATCTCTTTGGGTGCATTCCAGATTCACATTCATTTCTGTGTAGATTATAGTCATTCACTACCCAAGCTCACTAGTATATTTGCCATTATGTTTATTTGCAATGCTGTCTCTTGTATTTAATCCTCTTGCCCTGTCATCCAGGTGTATACCTCTATGGGTGGGTGccagaggcattgagtttgactGGAAGTACATACAGATGAGCTTCGACTCCAACATCAGCCTGGTAAGTCCCCTTGCACTGACACTTATACTGCTGAATCAAATAGACATTTATTTTGA contains:
- the LOC109907317 gene encoding transmembrane protein 147-like isoform X1, with the protein product MTLFHFGNCFALAYFPYFITYKCSGLSEYNAFWRCVQAGATYLFVQLCKMLFLATFFPTWEGGAGVYDFVGEFMKATVDLADLLGLHLVMSRNAGKGEYKIMVAAMGWSTAELVMSRCIPLWVGARGIEFDWKYIQMSFDSNISLVHYIAMAAVVWMFTRYDLPKSFRLPVTVLLGLCVYKAFLMELFVHVFLLGSWTALLVKAVLTGSISLCSLFLFVTLVHSN
- the LOC109907317 gene encoding transmembrane protein 147-like isoform X2, with the translated sequence MLFLATFFPTWEGGAGVYDFVGEFMKATVDLADLLGLHLVMSRNAGKGEYKIMVAAMGWSTAELVMSRCIPLWVGARGIEFDWKYIQMSFDSNISLVHYIAMAAVVWMFTRYDLPKSFRLPVTVLLGLCVYKAFLMELFVHVFLLGSWTALLVKAVLTGSISLCSLFLFVTLVHSN